A stretch of DNA from Catenulispora acidiphila DSM 44928:
AGGGGTATTCGCAGGCTGACTTCCTCACCGATCTGGCCGACCAGGCCGAGGCGGACATCCGCGGCTGCCTGGACGCCGGGGCGCACGTGGTGCAGCTGGACTTCACCGAGGGCCGGCTCTCGCTCAAGCTCGACCCCTCCGGCGGTCTGCTCAAGCAGTTCATCGCGGTGAACAACCAGGTGCTGGACCGCTTCACCGACGCTGAGCGGGCGCGGATCGGCGTGCACACGTGCCCCGGCGGCGACATGGACTCCACGCACAGCCTGGACGTGGACTACGCGGACCTGCTGCCCGAGCTGTTCCAGCTGCGCGCCGGGAACTTCTACCTGCAGATGGCGAGCGAGCCGGACCCCGAGCGGGTCTTGAGCATCGCCTCGGAGCACGTGCGCCCGGACGTGCGTGTGTTCGTGGGCGTCATCGACCCCATCGACCCGCAAGTGGAGACCGCCGAGCAGGTGCGCGACCGGGTGCTGGCCGCGGCTCGGCACATCCCGGTCGACCGGCTCGGCACGTGCGACGACTGCGGGTTCTCGCCGTTCGCCGACGACACGTCCACCTCCCGGGAGACGGCGTTCGCGAAGATCGCGGCGCGGGTCGCCGGCACCGCGATGGCGGCGGAGCAGCTGGGGGTCTGACGGCTGGGCGGCGATGACAGTGCGGCGATCGGCGCGGAGGTGGCGCCGGTCGCCGCTTTCGCGTCTCAAGTGCCGGTTGCCGAGCGTCGCCGTCAAGAGCATGATTCAGGGTGATGAAGCCAGTGACTCAGGGCACGAACACCGTTACGTGGTTTGCCGGTCCTCTCGTGTTCGTCAACCATTCAACCGATCCCCAAGCGGTCGTCATGCTCGGCGCCTAGATTTCACAGCGCTGACACGGCTGGAGATTCTCGGGGCCTCAGTGGGATGGGCCCGGCGCCGGTGGTTCTCGGCTCGACGGCGAAGTCGAACTGCTTCCTACCCAGTGAGGGAATCATCCAATGCAGGTAACGCGCCGCAAGGTGCAGAAGGCGAGCGCTTTCCAGCGCGCCGCCGGTCCGTCCCGGCACCGCCTGTCCAAGGCGGCTGTCGTGGCCCTCGGTCTGGTCGTCACCAGTGCCGGGGTCGGATCGGCTTCCACCCGGCAGCTCGGCCACCAGCAGGTCGGCCAGCTGACCAACAAGGGCGAGGTCATCGCCAGCGACCAGTACATCAACCCGATCGGCTCGCGCCTGGTGGTGAACCAGGGCAAGATCATGGGCGCCACCGTGAGCCCGGACGGCACGCACGTGGCCGCCACGATCACCGACGGCACCGGCGCGATGGTCATCATCGACCTGCGCAGCTACCAGGTGCAGCAGGTGATCGGCAAGGCCGCCACCGGCGTGAACCTGGCGATCAGCGGAAACGACGTCGGGCAGACCTCGCCGACGTACTCTCCCGACGGCAAGTCGGTGTGGGTGGGCCGGGCCAACGGCTACACCAAGTTCACCGTGAAGCCCGACGGCACGCTGGCCACCCCGGTCGACGTCGCGATCCCGGCGGCCGGCTCGGCGCAGGCGCTGTCCGGCAAGGCGGTCTTCTCCGCCGACGGCGCGACGGTGTACGGGGCGGTCAACGGCCAGAACCGGGTCGTGGCGATGGACGCCGCCACCGGCGCGATCACCCAGAGCTGGACCACCGGCATCGCGCCGCGCGGCATGGCGCTGGTCAACGGCAAGCTGTACGTGAGCAACGAGGGCGGCCGCACCGCCGTCGCCGGCGACACGACGATGAACTCCTACGGCACCGCGGTGCCGGCGAACCCGGAGACCGGCGCCTCGACGACCGGCACGGTCAGCGTCATCGACACCGTGAACCCCACGGTGCCGGTCGGCAGCATCACCGTCGGCACGCACCCGACCGCCGTCTACGCCTCGGGCGCCACGGTCTTCGTGGCGAACACCGCCGCGAACTCCGTCTCGGTCATCGACACCGCCAAGAACAAGGTGGTCCAGACGATCGCGACCCAGCCCTGGACCGAGGCCTCGGTCGGCTACGAGCCCGACGCGATCTCCCTGACCCCCGACGGCCACCTGCTGGTCAGCCTGGGCCGGGCGAACGCGGTCGCGGTGTACCGCTTCAAGTCCGCGCAGCAGCCGGTCAGCTACGTCGGCCTGCTGCCGACCGACTACTTCCCGGCCGAGGTGGCCACGGTCGGCAACCAGATCGTGGTGGCCAACACCCGCGGCGTGGACGCCCTGCGCCCGACCGTCGCCGCCGGCCACGGCACCCACGACACCACCAGCAGCCTGACCCGCTTCAAGCTGCCGACCGACCAGCAGATCCGGGACTACACCGGCAAGGTCTTCCAGTACAACGGCTGGACGCCCGATTCGGTGAAGGTGGCCTCCAAGCCCAACCAGCAGGCGAAGAAGGCGGTCCCGATCCCGGCGCAGATCGGCGACCCCTCGACGATCAAGCACGTGTTCCTGATCGTCAAGGAGAACCGGACCTACGACCAGGTCTACGGCGACATGCCGCAGGGCAACGGCGACTCGACGCTGACGCAGTACGGCGAGGCTGTCACGCCGAACCAGCACGCCCTGGCCGAGCAGTTCGGTCTGTACGACAACTTCTACGACGTCGGCACGAACTCCGCCGAGGGCCACAACTGGCTGATGCAGTCGGACGACCCGGAGTACACCGAGTCCTCGGCCGGTGAGTACACCCGTAGCTACGACACGGAGAACGACGTCCTGGGCCACCAGGAGTCGGGCTTCATCTGGACCGGCGCGAAGGCGGCGGGCAAGAGCGTCAAGGACTACGGCGAGTTCCAGTCGATCGAGAACAAGCCGGCCGGCGCGACCTGGCAGGACTACTACTGCGACGCGCAGACCATGTCCGCCACCGGCGCCCCGAGCCAGTACCCGATCCAGACCGGCTCGGCGATCCCGTCGCTGAACGACGTCTCGGTCCCCGGCTTCCCGCTGTTCGACCTCTCGGTCCCGGACGTGTACAAGGCGCAGGTCTGGAAGCAGGACTTCGAGAAGAACGGCCCGGCCAACCTGAACATGTTCTGGCTCTCCGACGACCACACCGGCGGACCGCCGAGCCCGGCCGCCGAGGTCGCCGACAACGACCTCGCGGTCGGCCAGATCGTCGACACCATCTCGCACAGCCCGTACTGGAAGGACTCGGCCATCTTCGTGGTCGAGGACGACTCCCAGGCCGGTCTGGACCACGTCGACGGCCACCGCGCCCCGGTCCAGGTCATCAGCCCCTACGCCAACCACGGCACCGTGGACTCCACCTACTACTCGCAGATCATGATGGTCCGCACCATCGAGCAGATCCTCGGCATCAAGCCCATGAACCAGCTCGACTCCGCGGCCACCCCGATGACCTCGGCCTTCACCACCAAGCCGAACCTCACCCCCTTCACCACCGTGCCGAACCAGACCTCGCTGACCCTGGGCCTGCCCACCCAGCCGGCCTGCGGCGCCAACGTCCCGGCGGGCCAGACCACCGCCTCCGTCGCCAAGGCCAGCGCCGCCGCCACCGCGGTCCCGGCCTCGGAGACCGCGGTCGCCGCCCAGTGGAAGTCCTGGGCCGCCCTGCAGCACCTGACCGGCCCGAACGCGATGCCGGACTTCGCCAACCCCCAGCTGATGAACCGGTACACGTACTACCAGAACAACGGCTGGACCAAGGCTTACCCGGGCGACAAGAAGATCCTCGCGCCGAACGATGTTCCGGGTGCCTTCCTGCCGGGTTCGGCTGACTAGCTCGTCGGGCGGTTGAAGCGCTGATGCGCTGAGCCGCTGCTCGACTGCTTGATTGCTCGACTGATTCACGAGGCGCCCGGCCGGGTTTGCGGCCGGGCGCCTCGCTGCGCGCGCTGACCCCCTTGCTCCAGGCGCTGGCTCTGTAGGCTTCGGCCGTCTCGGGAGGGCGGATGCGTGGCTGATCAGACTGAGCAATCATGGCGGCTGGAGCGGGGCGACAGCGTGGTGGCCGAGCTGGTGCTGCTTGGGTTCGACATGCCGTGGCGGCTGTGTCGGGTGGTGCCGACGCCGGGCAGCGAATACGCGACCGTCAGGTCGATGAGCGATGCGGCCGAGGCGGCGATCATGGCGGGACGGCATGAGGACGGTGTCCGGCTGTTGAGCGAAATCCGGCAGCCTGGCTTCCGCTTGGTTCCGGTCGATGGCGGTACCGCGATCGACGACTTCCTCCTGTGGTTCGACGGAGAGGGCGCTCGGCTGCGCTTTTAGACCGGCTGTCGCCAACGATCAGCTCGCTGGCGAACTCCGCGAAGCCCTGTATCGCAGCCTCCTTCTTGCGAAGCCAGTATCAGTTTTT
This window harbors:
- a CDS encoding cobalamin-independent methionine synthase II family protein → MTIPTENIGSIPRSPELLNALTSHAQGSLPDSALAELQDQAVADTIRRLEEAGCPVLTDGEQSKPSFATYPIAGSTALDPDGAIIPFADGHQRQLPALTAGPFRYQTHADTYLRAAQQHTAKPVKQAVIAPSALSLLYPANGIEGYSQADFLTDLADQAEADIRGCLDAGAHVVQLDFTEGRLSLKLDPSGGLLKQFIAVNNQVLDRFTDAERARIGVHTCPGGDMDSTHSLDVDYADLLPELFQLRAGNFYLQMASEPDPERVLSIASEHVRPDVRVFVGVIDPIDPQVETAEQVRDRVLAAARHIPVDRLGTCDDCGFSPFADDTSTSRETAFAKIAARVAGTAMAAEQLGV
- a CDS encoding bifunctional YncE family protein/alkaline phosphatase family protein, which encodes MQVTRRKVQKASAFQRAAGPSRHRLSKAAVVALGLVVTSAGVGSASTRQLGHQQVGQLTNKGEVIASDQYINPIGSRLVVNQGKIMGATVSPDGTHVAATITDGTGAMVIIDLRSYQVQQVIGKAATGVNLAISGNDVGQTSPTYSPDGKSVWVGRANGYTKFTVKPDGTLATPVDVAIPAAGSAQALSGKAVFSADGATVYGAVNGQNRVVAMDAATGAITQSWTTGIAPRGMALVNGKLYVSNEGGRTAVAGDTTMNSYGTAVPANPETGASTTGTVSVIDTVNPTVPVGSITVGTHPTAVYASGATVFVANTAANSVSVIDTAKNKVVQTIATQPWTEASVGYEPDAISLTPDGHLLVSLGRANAVAVYRFKSAQQPVSYVGLLPTDYFPAEVATVGNQIVVANTRGVDALRPTVAAGHGTHDTTSSLTRFKLPTDQQIRDYTGKVFQYNGWTPDSVKVASKPNQQAKKAVPIPAQIGDPSTIKHVFLIVKENRTYDQVYGDMPQGNGDSTLTQYGEAVTPNQHALAEQFGLYDNFYDVGTNSAEGHNWLMQSDDPEYTESSAGEYTRSYDTENDVLGHQESGFIWTGAKAAGKSVKDYGEFQSIENKPAGATWQDYYCDAQTMSATGAPSQYPIQTGSAIPSLNDVSVPGFPLFDLSVPDVYKAQVWKQDFEKNGPANLNMFWLSDDHTGGPPSPAAEVADNDLAVGQIVDTISHSPYWKDSAIFVVEDDSQAGLDHVDGHRAPVQVISPYANHGTVDSTYYSQIMMVRTIEQILGIKPMNQLDSAATPMTSAFTTKPNLTPFTTVPNQTSLTLGLPTQPACGANVPAGQTTASVAKASAAATAVPASETAVAAQWKSWAALQHLTGPNAMPDFANPQLMNRYTYYQNNGWTKAYPGDKKILAPNDVPGAFLPGSAD